The following coding sequences are from one Paramormyrops kingsleyae isolate MSU_618 chromosome 21, PKINGS_0.4, whole genome shotgun sequence window:
- the c8a gene encoding complement component C8 alpha chain, with protein MIFAVITTGSSAEKVTSRLTRATDTPAAIDCKIKPWSQWTPCSSCSNITSRFRYLEQASQFQGTKCLGSQWDQRACSTNVPCKPKSACGDGFTCELGRCLKKELRCNGENDCMLGSDEDGCDAEDLTENMCTDLTPIPGSEVSARGYNVLTGDFVQNAVDPEYYGGLCEYVYNGEWRRLKYDVFCENLYYNDDEKYFRKPYNFLTYRFMGYAESGGSNEFYEDAVSLLKARREGGSFNLGFTVGIDMVEVGLSGSEQSEALKNISEYKDTNLGFVRLVSRVQTAHFKLRSRDLMLDEELHRSLAELPDEYDFGAYAHVFSIHGTHYVTSGVLGGVLEYILVVDKKVMERNEITGKMAGDCFGASLGISKMGAGLSFSGTWCDKEQTSGQDKKSSGSYIKDVVNLVRGGKVQSAGGLLAVRNEETYTRWGASLKHNPQLMEFEVLPIYELVRSSTAAQQFQGKVAHLKRAWEEYLQQFNSCRCAPCRNNGLPVLQGTDCMCLCKQGYEGLACEKTQRTGPTHGGWSCWGTWSGCQSGTRRRSRQCNNPAPLNEGSPCLGTPTQTQGC; from the exons ATGATATTTGCGGTGATCACGACTGGAAGCAG TGCTGAAAAGGTCACCTCGCGGCTGACCCGGGCTACCGATACTCCGGCTGCAATTGACTGTAAGATAAAGCCGTGGTCGCAGTGGACGCCTTGCTCGTCATGTAGCAACATTACG TCTCGCTTCAGGTATCTGGAGCAAGCGTCACAGTTCCAGGGGACCAAGTGCCTCGGCAGCCAGTGGGATCAAAGAGCCTGTTCCACAAATGTGCCGTGCAAGCCCAAGTCCGCCTGTGGCGACGGCTTTACATGTGAATTAG GACGGTGTCTGAAGAAGGAGCTACGCTGTAATGGGGAGAATGACTGCATGCTTGGCTCGGATGAGGACGGCTGTGACGCAGAGGACCTCACTGAGAACATGTGCACTGATCTGACCCCCATCCCGGGCTCTGAGGTCAGTGCCCGTGG TTACAATGTTTTAACCGGCGACTTTGTCCAGAACGCGGTCGACCCGGAATATTACGGGGGACTCTGTGAGTACGTCTACAACGGAGAGTGGAGACGCCTGAAATACGACGTTTTCTGCGAAAACCTGTACTACAACGATGACGAGAAGTATTTCAGGAAACCGTATAATTTCCTCACCTATCGCTTCATG GGTTATGCCGAATCCGGGGGGTCCAATGAGTTCTACGAGGACGCCGTTAGCTTGTTGAAGgccaggagggagggagggtcCTTCAATTTAGGATTTACTGTTGGAATTGATATGGTTGAAGTCGGCCTTTCTGGAAGCGAGCAGTCTGAGGCTTTGAAGAACATATCTGAGTACAAAGACACC AACCTGGGCTTCGTCAGGCTGGTATCCAGAGTGCAGACGGCCCACTTTAAGCTGCGGAGCCGCGATCTGATGCTAGATGAGGAGCTGCACCGCTCGCTCGCCGAGCTGCCGGACGAGTACGACTTCGGTGCATACGCTCACGTCTTCAGCATCCACGGAACGCACTACGTCACCTCGGGAGTCCTGGGGGGGGTCCTGGAATACATCTTAGTGGTGGACAAGAAGGTCATGGAAAGAAATG AAATCACCGGGAAGATGGCTGGAGACTGCTTTGGGGCGTCGCTGGGTATATCCAAGATGGGAGCGGGATTATCATTCAGCGGGACTTGGTGTGACAAGGAACAGACGTCTGGTCAAG ATAAGAAGTCGTCAGGCAGCTACATCAAAGACGTAGTGAATCTGGTCCGTGGGGGGAAGGTGCAGTCTGCGGGGGGGCTGCTGGCTGTCAGGAATGAGGAGACGTACACCAGGTGGGGGGCGTCTCTGAAGCACAATCCGCAGCTGATGGAGTTCGAG GTACTGCCCATCTATGAGCTGGTTCGCTCCAGCACGGCGGCCCAACAGTTCCAAGGAAAGGTGGCCCACCTGAAGCGGGCCTGGGAGGAGTACCTGCAGCAGTTCAACTCCTGCCggtgcgccccctgcaggaacAATGGGCTACCTGTACTCCAGGGCACGGACTGCATGTGCCTGTGCAAGCAGGGCTACGAGGGCTTGGCCTGCGAGAAGACGCAGCGCACGG
- the LOC111847569 gene encoding uncharacterized protein isoform X1, producing MKRMEQENITDFKAIRAKFQEEITLNQYRRKPMVPEKPRQVPLPPGACPSHLSTIAVEIESNSSVLPRAKKHGKRPVSYPLPLPPCTPSLFSGKTAEKEQSTRQTSKDKRLSLGLPVPGKEQKVTLGLPSSSCLPPGQPEMVMSAENDVKSTSPKTSGISLDTSSRSKSPSNSPEMTSGSPSPRGRGCLYSRSTSAPSVCSAFEDTSVRHSTLSSEESAQGVNVGSPEASSPPWLPLKVSPKLSPMGCENPKAEAPPQKPKSISQATSVSALAAKLNIASHWKMPHIRKNGADWKTNCLRLGHRAETGPAKIPLPGLQSLGPPPEKPPRPHLVDLSHCWALFGKDQHEIGFFGVLESIDFEGQAPEYPVPPKPQDLVCPELSGIFNVAFNALESQSIGSGDQSLHATDLEPREPKSAVLEALGLWTKESTPALDPPDQAPPAQNFACITERQHKDGKPLAGLGSERHSENADVYEDVEITNKLRRGQNTWRRKVIPKNPYADTDLMGEDSRKSAWFHNPCSNGRKENRESNEDREQKKREKKERREREKKENEMRRKFKITGQEEPMYKATVTVASKGRKGDLPVQTGDVVSIIRTTDCPKGKWLARDDDHKYGYIPVMNVELDIKEMLELGKRASQAAGRPAVDGDTFSDGSRSSNQCPAHSSSFTDSEEWTCDEESILSPSDVRLQSQNVSMAEMCYANGKGQPAASNDGYEDSQALTRYEALQKLATFFQQQQQENESIAEENAGQTPAGTEVQPSLCSAEEHTSLAAAFSTRRSSEPEGEFQLMDLIILPPPAPFADRG from the exons ATGAAGAGAATGGAACAG GAGAACATTACTGACTTCAAAGCTATCAGAGCCAAGTTTCAAGAAGAGATCACCTTGAACCAGTACAGGAGAAAACCGATGGTCCCTGAAAAGCCCAGACAGGTTCCACTACCACCCGGAGCTTGTCCGTCTCACCTGAGCACCATCGCTGTGGAGATTGAGAGCAACTCGTCAGTCCTGCCTAGAGCAAAGAAACACGGCAAGCGACCAGTCTCCTACCCACTGCCCCTGCCGCCCTGTACGCCTTCCCTCTTCAGCGGCAAGACGGCAGAAAAGGAACAGAGCACAAGGCAAACATCAAAGGACAAGCGATTGTCTCTTGGGCTTCCTGTACCAGGAAAAGAGCAGAAGGTCACCTTGGGTCTGCCTTCGAGCAGCTGCCTGCCGCCTGGCCAACCTGAGATGGTGATGTCCGCAGAAAATGACGTTAAGTCGACATCTCCAAAAACCAGTGGGATCTCCCTCGATACCAGCTCTCGATCAAAGTCTCCCAGTAACAGTCCAGAAATGACATCCGGTTCTCCATCTCCCAGAGGCAGAGGCTGCCTCTATTCCCGGAGCACATCTGCACCTAGTGTTTGTAGCGCTTTCGAAGACACTTCGGTTAGACACTCTACCCTCTCCAGCGAAGAAAGTGCTCAGGGTGTTAATGTGGGATCCCCGGAAGCCAGCAGCCCTCCATGGCTCCCCTTGAAGGTATCTCCCAAACTCTCTCCCATGGGCTGCGAGAACCCGAAGGCAGAAGCTCCTCCTCAAAAACCCAAAAGTATTTCTCAGGCCACCAGTGTCTCTGCCTTAGCTGCCAAGCTCAATATAGCCTCACACT GGAAGATGCCGCACATACGCAAGAACGGTGCAGATTGGAAGACAAACTGTTTGCGACTGGGGCATCGCGCTGAGACTGGTCCAGCTAAGATACCTCTTCCCGGGTTACAGTCCCTGGGTCCCCCGCCGGAAAAACCACCCAGACCCCATTTAGTGGATCTCAGCCACTGCTGGGCCTTATTTGGAAAGGATCAACATGAAATTG GCTTTTTTGGGGTGCTTGAATCTATTGATTTTGAAGGCCAAGCTCCTGAATATCCAGTGCCCCCGAAGCCTCAAGATCTGGTGTGTCCAGAACTTTCAGGAATTTTCAATGTGGCTTTTAATGCCCTAGAGTCCCAGTCCATTGGTTCTGGGGACCAGAGCCTTCATGCCACAGACCTTGAACCTAGAGAGCCAAAGTCAGCAGTTCTAGAGGCGCTGGGGTTGTGGACCAAGGAATCTACACCTGCTTTGGACCCTCCAGACCAGGCTCCTCCAGCTCAGAATTTTGCTTGTATCACAGAACGTCAACACAAAGACGGAAAGCCATTAGCTGG TCTTGGCTCTGAAAGACACAGTGAAAATGCAGACGTCTATGAAGATGTTGAGATCACAAACAAGCTTCGCCGCGGGCAGAATACATGGCGACGTAAAGTCATTCCAAAAA ATCCGTACGCTGATACTGACTTGATG GGTGAAGATTCGCGTAAGAGCGCATGGTTTCACAACCCATG CAGCAACGGGCGCAAGGAGAATCGAGAGAGCAATGAGGACAGAGAGCAGAAGAAACGAGAGAAAAAGGAGCGGCGGGAGAGGGAGAAGAAGGAGAACGAGATGAGAAGGAAGTTCAAA ATAACTGGGCAGGAGGAGCCCATGTACAAGGCCACGGTGACAGTCGCCAGCAAGGGCCGAAAGGGTGACCTTCCCGTACAGACCGGAGACGTCGTCAGCATCATCCGCACCACTGACTGTCCCAAAGGGAAGTGGCTGGCGAGGGACGATGACCATAAGT ATGGCTACATCCCTGTGATGAACGTGGAGCTGGACATCAAGGAGATGCTGGAGCTTGGAAAGAGGGCTTCCCAGGCAGCGGGGCGCCCCGCCGTCGATGGGGACACCTTCAGCGACGGGAGCAG GTCTTCTAACCAATGTCCTGCTCACAGTAGCAGCT TTACAGACAGTGAGGAATGGACGTGTGACGAGGAATCGATCTTGTCTCCTTCCGATGTGCG GTTGCAGAGTCAAAATGTTTCCATGGCTGAAATGT GCTATGCGAACGGCAAAGGCCAGCCGGCCGCCAGCAACGATGGTTACGAGGACAGCCAGGCCCT GACGAGGTACGAAGCCCTCCAGAAACTTGCTACTTtcttccagcagcagcagcaggaaaaCGAGAGTATCGCTGAGGAAAACGCAGGACAGACTCCTGCAGG AACTGAAGTTCAACCAA GTCTGTGTTCAGCAGAGGAGCACACAAGTCT GGCGGCTGCATTTTCGACTCGCCGAAGCAGCGAGCCAGAAGGGGAATTCCAACTGATGGACCTGatcatcctgcccccccccgcacccttCGCCGACAGGGGGTGA
- the LOC111847569 gene encoding uncharacterized protein isoform X2, with the protein MKRMEQENITDFKAIRAKFQEEITLNQYRRKPMVPEKPRQVPLPPGACPSHLSTIAVEIESNSSVLPRAKKHGKRPVSYPLPLPPCTPSLFSGKTAEKEQSTRQTSKDKRLSLGLPVPGKEQKVTLGLPSSSCLPPGQPEMVMSAENDVKSTSPKTSGISLDTSSRSKSPSNSPEMTSGSPSPRGRGCLYSRSTSAPSVCSAFEDTSVRHSTLSSEESAQGVNVGSPEASSPPWLPLKVSPKLSPMGCENPKAEAPPQKPKSISQATSVSALAAKLNIASHWKMPHIRKNGADWKTNCLRLGHRAETGPAKIPLPGLQSLGPPPEKPPRPHLVDLSHCWALFGKDQHEIGFFGVLESIDFEGQAPEYPVPPKPQDLVCPELSGIFNVAFNALESQSIGSGDQSLHATDLEPREPKSAVLEALGLWTKESTPALDPPDQAPPAQNFACITERQHKDGKPLAGLGSERHSENADVYEDVEITNKLRRGQNTWRRKVIPKNPYADTDLMGEDSRKSAWFHNPCNGRKENRESNEDREQKKREKKERREREKKENEMRRKFKITGQEEPMYKATVTVASKGRKGDLPVQTGDVVSIIRTTDCPKGKWLARDDDHKYGYIPVMNVELDIKEMLELGKRASQAAGRPAVDGDTFSDGSRSSNQCPAHSSSFTDSEEWTCDEESILSPSDVRLQSQNVSMAEMCYANGKGQPAASNDGYEDSQALTRYEALQKLATFFQQQQQENESIAEENAGQTPAGTEVQPSLCSAEEHTSLAAAFSTRRSSEPEGEFQLMDLIILPPPAPFADRG; encoded by the exons ATGAAGAGAATGGAACAG GAGAACATTACTGACTTCAAAGCTATCAGAGCCAAGTTTCAAGAAGAGATCACCTTGAACCAGTACAGGAGAAAACCGATGGTCCCTGAAAAGCCCAGACAGGTTCCACTACCACCCGGAGCTTGTCCGTCTCACCTGAGCACCATCGCTGTGGAGATTGAGAGCAACTCGTCAGTCCTGCCTAGAGCAAAGAAACACGGCAAGCGACCAGTCTCCTACCCACTGCCCCTGCCGCCCTGTACGCCTTCCCTCTTCAGCGGCAAGACGGCAGAAAAGGAACAGAGCACAAGGCAAACATCAAAGGACAAGCGATTGTCTCTTGGGCTTCCTGTACCAGGAAAAGAGCAGAAGGTCACCTTGGGTCTGCCTTCGAGCAGCTGCCTGCCGCCTGGCCAACCTGAGATGGTGATGTCCGCAGAAAATGACGTTAAGTCGACATCTCCAAAAACCAGTGGGATCTCCCTCGATACCAGCTCTCGATCAAAGTCTCCCAGTAACAGTCCAGAAATGACATCCGGTTCTCCATCTCCCAGAGGCAGAGGCTGCCTCTATTCCCGGAGCACATCTGCACCTAGTGTTTGTAGCGCTTTCGAAGACACTTCGGTTAGACACTCTACCCTCTCCAGCGAAGAAAGTGCTCAGGGTGTTAATGTGGGATCCCCGGAAGCCAGCAGCCCTCCATGGCTCCCCTTGAAGGTATCTCCCAAACTCTCTCCCATGGGCTGCGAGAACCCGAAGGCAGAAGCTCCTCCTCAAAAACCCAAAAGTATTTCTCAGGCCACCAGTGTCTCTGCCTTAGCTGCCAAGCTCAATATAGCCTCACACT GGAAGATGCCGCACATACGCAAGAACGGTGCAGATTGGAAGACAAACTGTTTGCGACTGGGGCATCGCGCTGAGACTGGTCCAGCTAAGATACCTCTTCCCGGGTTACAGTCCCTGGGTCCCCCGCCGGAAAAACCACCCAGACCCCATTTAGTGGATCTCAGCCACTGCTGGGCCTTATTTGGAAAGGATCAACATGAAATTG GCTTTTTTGGGGTGCTTGAATCTATTGATTTTGAAGGCCAAGCTCCTGAATATCCAGTGCCCCCGAAGCCTCAAGATCTGGTGTGTCCAGAACTTTCAGGAATTTTCAATGTGGCTTTTAATGCCCTAGAGTCCCAGTCCATTGGTTCTGGGGACCAGAGCCTTCATGCCACAGACCTTGAACCTAGAGAGCCAAAGTCAGCAGTTCTAGAGGCGCTGGGGTTGTGGACCAAGGAATCTACACCTGCTTTGGACCCTCCAGACCAGGCTCCTCCAGCTCAGAATTTTGCTTGTATCACAGAACGTCAACACAAAGACGGAAAGCCATTAGCTGG TCTTGGCTCTGAAAGACACAGTGAAAATGCAGACGTCTATGAAGATGTTGAGATCACAAACAAGCTTCGCCGCGGGCAGAATACATGGCGACGTAAAGTCATTCCAAAAA ATCCGTACGCTGATACTGACTTGATG GGTGAAGATTCGCGTAAGAGCGCATGGTTTCACAACCCATG CAACGGGCGCAAGGAGAATCGAGAGAGCAATGAGGACAGAGAGCAGAAGAAACGAGAGAAAAAGGAGCGGCGGGAGAGGGAGAAGAAGGAGAACGAGATGAGAAGGAAGTTCAAA ATAACTGGGCAGGAGGAGCCCATGTACAAGGCCACGGTGACAGTCGCCAGCAAGGGCCGAAAGGGTGACCTTCCCGTACAGACCGGAGACGTCGTCAGCATCATCCGCACCACTGACTGTCCCAAAGGGAAGTGGCTGGCGAGGGACGATGACCATAAGT ATGGCTACATCCCTGTGATGAACGTGGAGCTGGACATCAAGGAGATGCTGGAGCTTGGAAAGAGGGCTTCCCAGGCAGCGGGGCGCCCCGCCGTCGATGGGGACACCTTCAGCGACGGGAGCAG GTCTTCTAACCAATGTCCTGCTCACAGTAGCAGCT TTACAGACAGTGAGGAATGGACGTGTGACGAGGAATCGATCTTGTCTCCTTCCGATGTGCG GTTGCAGAGTCAAAATGTTTCCATGGCTGAAATGT GCTATGCGAACGGCAAAGGCCAGCCGGCCGCCAGCAACGATGGTTACGAGGACAGCCAGGCCCT GACGAGGTACGAAGCCCTCCAGAAACTTGCTACTTtcttccagcagcagcagcaggaaaaCGAGAGTATCGCTGAGGAAAACGCAGGACAGACTCCTGCAGG AACTGAAGTTCAACCAA GTCTGTGTTCAGCAGAGGAGCACACAAGTCT GGCGGCTGCATTTTCGACTCGCCGAAGCAGCGAGCCAGAAGGGGAATTCCAACTGATGGACCTGatcatcctgcccccccccgcacccttCGCCGACAGGGGGTGA